Proteins encoded together in one Chryseobacterium taklimakanense window:
- a CDS encoding ISAon1 family transposase N-terminal region protein, with protein MANDTEFLKLLLPEYLVEHFDIIKFEEIDGLLHIYFEEKSSRPKEFSSLTLQSKGFLPEITVDDFPLRGKPVKLHVSRRRWTDTKNGAILQRDWNLIAKGTRMTQDFAEFLKKISRY; from the coding sequence ATGGCGAATGATACTGAATTCCTAAAATTATTGCTACCGGAATATTTGGTTGAGCATTTCGACATTATCAAATTCGAGGAAATAGACGGCCTATTGCACATTTACTTCGAGGAAAAGAGTTCAAGACCAAAGGAGTTTTCCTCGCTAACTCTCCAATCCAAGGGATTTCTTCCCGAGATTACCGTGGACGACTTCCCGCTTCGGGGAAAACCCGTGAAGCTCCACGTCAGCCGGAGGAGGTGGACCGACACCAAGAACGGCGCGATACTGCAGAGAGATTGGAACCTGATCGCCAAGGGAACACGCATGACACAGGATTTTGCGGAGTTCTTAAAAAAAATCAGCCGATACTAA
- a CDS encoding ISAon1 family transposase, which produces METIGEMYGVNGKKFRRQYKKSISEFRNWEQKPHAEDWALFPENCTPSLSLDEVALSDGELYTIITSKEAKGRRHSIIAIIKGTQSETVIERVSKISKKLRKKVREVTLDMAGSMRLIAKRCFPNAVQVIDRFHVQKLAIEAVQELRIRHRWEAIELENDAIKKAKEEKMKMDIEVFENGDTRKQLLARSRYLLYKSREKWTGSQSTRAGILFTEYPDLHKAYELSDKLRKIYSQNIQKSVAMLKLAHWFKEVEDSGFRSFSTLTKTIMNHYSDILNYFDQRSTNAAAESFNAKIKNFRMQLRGVKDKAFFLFRLSKIFA; this is translated from the coding sequence TTGGAGACCATCGGCGAGATGTATGGGGTAAACGGCAAAAAATTCCGAAGACAATATAAAAAATCCATAAGCGAATTTAGAAACTGGGAACAGAAACCTCATGCCGAAGACTGGGCATTATTCCCCGAAAACTGCACACCCTCGCTTTCCTTGGACGAGGTGGCGCTCTCCGACGGCGAGCTCTACACAATAATCACCTCTAAGGAAGCAAAGGGAAGAAGGCACAGCATAATAGCCATCATAAAGGGAACGCAGAGCGAGACAGTCATTGAGCGCGTCTCAAAAATCAGCAAAAAATTGAGAAAGAAGGTCAGGGAGGTCACACTCGACATGGCCGGCTCCATGAGACTCATCGCGAAAAGGTGCTTCCCCAATGCGGTACAGGTCATCGACCGCTTCCACGTTCAGAAACTTGCCATTGAGGCAGTCCAGGAACTAAGGATCCGGCACCGGTGGGAAGCCATCGAGCTAGAAAATGACGCCATCAAGAAAGCAAAAGAAGAAAAAATGAAGATGGATATCGAAGTCTTCGAAAACGGCGACACCAGAAAGCAGCTCCTTGCCAGAAGCAGATACCTGCTATATAAAAGCAGGGAAAAGTGGACCGGCTCGCAAAGCACCAGGGCAGGTATCTTATTTACAGAATATCCCGACCTGCACAAAGCATACGAACTATCTGACAAGCTCAGGAAGATATACAGCCAAAATATCCAAAAGTCCGTCGCCATGCTCAAACTCGCACACTGGTTCAAGGAGGTGGAAGACTCCGGGTTTAGGTCGTTCTCCACACTCACCAAGACGATAATGAACCACTACAGCGACATCCTAAACTATTTTGACCAAAGAAGCACAAACGCAGCAGCGGAATCGTTCAACGCAAAAATCAAAAACTTCAGAATGCAACTTAGAGGTGTAAAAGACAAGGCTTTCTTTTTGTTCAGATTATCTAAAATTTTTGCCTAG
- a CDS encoding tyrosine-type recombinase/integrase, whose translation MNFTFKLKEPKSDKESLIYFRTYFDNEKKNFIYSTGEKILPAEWDFKNRLPNDLNGRTKRAENHRSIKKQLDRYSNHFTEIVNRYKNINEELTVDKIRQRFDEEFKKTKVKDDFFRIYDEFIEEKENDYTGNSISKSTKNRYEYNKKLLEDFQDNNKIKLSLGNFDEKVYNKFLKYCIETKDHSANTVHRNVGLLKTFLYWALNKKYTYNNSFINFKKPPKFRTDEIALNMEQVEAIYNHDFSKNKKLEKVRDLFVFGCTTGMRFGNYSSISKNDIQGDFIRVIDLKSKSKNLSIPLNKISKSILEKYEYKLPSITNQKMNEYIKEVFKELEFTDEIKKTMKYGDELVEKETEFWKRISSHTARRSFITIMKNNRVPDKVIMSYTGHTSLEVFNAYYRPSEEDKVNYMNEVFK comes from the coding sequence ATGAATTTCACCTTTAAGCTTAAAGAACCAAAGTCTGATAAAGAATCACTTATTTATTTTAGGACATATTTTGATAATGAAAAGAAAAATTTCATCTACTCTACTGGTGAAAAGATTCTGCCAGCTGAATGGGATTTCAAAAACAGATTGCCTAACGATCTTAATGGCAGAACCAAAAGAGCCGAGAATCATAGAAGTATTAAAAAACAACTAGACCGTTATAGCAATCACTTCACAGAGATTGTAAATCGCTATAAAAACATCAATGAAGAATTAACGGTGGATAAAATCAGACAAAGGTTTGATGAAGAATTTAAGAAGACAAAAGTAAAAGATGATTTTTTCAGAATTTATGATGAATTTATTGAAGAAAAAGAAAACGATTATACTGGAAATTCCATTTCAAAATCAACAAAAAACAGATATGAGTATAATAAAAAATTGCTCGAAGATTTTCAAGATAATAATAAGATTAAATTGAGCCTGGGAAATTTTGATGAAAAGGTTTATAACAAGTTTTTAAAATACTGTATTGAAACCAAAGACCACTCAGCCAATACAGTACACCGAAATGTTGGTTTATTAAAAACATTCCTTTATTGGGCATTAAACAAGAAATACACTTACAATAACAGTTTTATTAATTTCAAAAAACCTCCAAAATTCAGAACTGATGAAATTGCATTGAATATGGAACAGGTTGAAGCCATATACAATCACGATTTCAGCAAGAATAAGAAATTGGAGAAAGTTAGGGACTTATTTGTTTTTGGTTGTACCACAGGAATGCGGTTCGGAAACTATTCTTCCATTTCAAAAAATGATATTCAAGGTGATTTTATTAGAGTTATTGATCTCAAAAGTAAATCTAAAAATTTATCAATTCCTTTGAATAAGATTTCAAAGTCTATTCTTGAAAAATATGAATATAAATTACCAAGTATAACAAACCAAAAGATGAATGAATATATCAAGGAGGTTTTTAAGGAATTGGAGTTTACCGATGAAATAAAAAAAACGATGAAGTATGGTGATGAACTTGTTGAAAAAGAAACTGAATTTTGGAAAAGAATTTCAAGTCATACTGCACGAAGAAGTTTTATAACAATAATGAAAAATAATCGTGTTCCGGACAAGGTTATAATGTCATATACCGGTCATACAAGTTTGGAGGTGTTTAACGCATATTATAGACCAAGCGAGGAAGATAAAGTAAATTATATGAACGAAGTTTTTAAGTAA
- a CDS encoding helix-turn-helix domain-containing protein, with protein MQTANPFQTILEELGEVKQLLYSIQKEPELELQKKFYSFKEAAEILKLDYQTVRSHVLKGNIQAEKIGRFYRINHQDLMDALHSVKSLKYKR; from the coding sequence ATGCAAACTGCAAATCCATTTCAAACAATACTTGAGGAACTTGGCGAGGTCAAGCAACTTCTATACTCCATTCAAAAGGAGCCAGAACTAGAACTGCAGAAAAAATTCTATTCTTTTAAGGAAGCTGCAGAAATTCTTAAACTAGATTATCAAACCGTAAGGTCGCATGTCTTAAAAGGAAACATTCAAGCAGAAAAAATCGGAAGGTTTTATCGAATTAACCATCAGGACTTAATGGACGCGTTACACAGCGTAAAATCTTTAAAATATAAAAGATAA